The sequence AAACTTAACGTAAACCTTAACTATTtctcttagtttttttttttgagaaaaatttatttttcttagttattaattattatctATTTGATGGTTAGACAGTTTACAATGTTTTGTAGtcttatattatcttttaacaAATCCCGAAAATGTCACAGAGAGTTTATTCTATATAGTTTTACTTCGAAACACAATATAATTGTTTTCctaaatttttgttaatatttgtatttaataactttttatGTAAAAAGGGAGCAGATAGAATGATGATTCACGATTTGTTGTGTGCAAGTAATTGCCTATCTTTCAAGTGACAGACACTTAATGGAGGCCAGTCCCCACGTGGATTAACGAAACACCACAATGACACATTAAACAAATCAGTTTATTTATTCTCCTGTGTAACATTTGGCATTGTTCCTTAAATTAACAATTTTGGTCAAAGTGATTAAAtcactttaatttaaaataatatcccCTTACTATTATTTGAGGTGACCACTAATCAAATTAACCTTTTGCtcatgtgtttattacatgtgtgccatttcctatgtggcatcTCCACATTTCACCTCACACCATTTTTTCAAAAGTCCATCCTTGCCTAGAATATTTACCTCTCATGCCATTGTAATGGACATATGTTATattgaaaaggaaataaatgttattaatatCCAGCACAACTTATTGCCTAAAATGCTTTGTGTCGAATTGATGTGCTTATTTTTAATGTCCAATGCTTTACGTTCATGCTAAACCATAAACTACATCTTATATgcctcttttatattttatgtttatacagaAGTTATAATGCTCGCAGAAAATGTCACTTTTATACGTCTCTTTTATAGTTTATGTTTATACAGACAATAACATTATGTatacttcttttatattttggtgaTATATTATTTCTCAACTGAAGTTATAATGCTCATactaacataatatatatatatatatattttttttgttgcaacaaaagaacatatatatatttttgttccaagaacatatatatttatatatttattgttaatataatgctCATACTTATAATAGTGGTAGTTGTcatcttttctattttatttatattttatccgtttatcgtaatttttatattttatgtttatcgtaatttttatatttttttatttttatgatacaacCATAATCATATCCCAAAAAATGCcattattgaatatgaaatctcGCAAATCATGAATATAAAATCTCCCAATTTGGTATGCGAGTCAAGGAATAATTATGGTTGTATCCTGAATATGAAATCTCGCAAAGCATGATTGATTTAGGATTCAGTCCCTAATCAGATCGCAATCTTTCCGTATTAACTCAATCACCACCTAATTGTTAGGCTTAATTGATATGATTAGCGATATTTCTTACACTTTTTCATATTTGAAGCATATTCTTAGTTTTTAGTTACCATAATTATAAAAACTCTTTGTGATATTTGTTATAAAAGGAAAGCCATGTGAGTAACGAACCACCCATGGTTTTTCATTTCGTTCAGTTCCAACACAAATGGCTGTCTTTTGTTTTGTGCCTTTCAAAAACGTCCTCGATGGATCGCTTAATCCTCATATTCTGATtgataattctaatttttttttgttagtgaagcatcaaatattatttaagtagcAGCGTAttgttatatagtttttttactAATCCATTTTGGTTAACATAGATGTCATCGGACATGTTGTGCAAGTGGGTCGCAATCAGATGTTTTCAGTTAATGGAAAAGAGATCCCGAAGATTTCATTGCTGATACGTGATGCAGAGTAAGTTCTgtttaaaaatcatattcaaATTTTTCGTCACTTAGttgttattttagaaaaatacttTTGATACACTTGCTCTATTactgattattaatttttgaattttcaatgGTTTCTCAGTGATGTCCGTCTTCCAGTTGTACTGTGGGGAAATGTCGCCACTTAGTATTAATTCCATATTATTGCAACCGATAATCCCACCAAAATAAGGAATATAATAGAAATTATCGCAAGTAATCCGTAATCGGGGATTTCATCCTTTTGACCTTCCAAATTATGTTCTCAattattaatacaaaataagGGAAAGTTGAATGTTCTCTTGATCTCCACGCTAATTTAGCTCTAAATTTATTgctcaattttaaaaaataaggcAAGTAAAGATAGGAGATGTCAGTTGTGTGTTTATTATATCAATTAACGTAAAAATTGATATTGTATTAGCATTAAACGTGATTCGATTAATTTTTGATTCGAATGCTACATTCCATTTTATAATTATCAGCATTAAACGTGATGTCCGTCTTCCAGTTGTACTGTGGGGAAATGTCGCCACTTAGTATTAATTCCATATTATTGCAACCGATAATCCCACCAAAATAAGGAATATAATAGAAATTATCGCAAGTAATCCGGAATCGGGGATTTCATCCTTTTGACCTTCCAAATTATGTTCTCAattattaatacaaaataagGGAAAGTTGAATGTTCTCTTGATCTCCACGCTAATTTAGCTCTAAATTTATTgctcaattttaaaaataaggcAAGTAAAGATAGGAGATGTCAGTTGTGTGTTTATTATATCAATTAACGTAAAAATTGATATTGTATTAGCATTAAACGTGATTCGATTAATTTTTGATTCGAATGCTACATTCCATATTTTCATTTCGTTCAGTTCCAACACAAATGGCTGTCTTTTGTTTTGTGCCTTTCAAAAACGTCCTCGATGGATCGCTTAATCCTCATATTCTGATtggtaattataatttttttttgttagtgaagcatcaaatattatttaagtagcAGCGTAttgttatatagtttttttactAATCCATTTTGGTTAACATAGATGTCATCGGACATGTTGTGCAAGTGGGTCGCAATCAGATGTTTTCAGTTAATGGAAAAGAGATCCCAAAGATTTCATTGCTGATACGTGATGCAGAGTAAGTTCTgtttaaaaatcatattcaaaatttttgtCACTTAGttgttattttagaaaaatacttTTGATACACTTGCTCTATTACTGATTATTAATTTTCGAATTTTCAATGGTTTCTCAGTGATGTCCGTCTTCCAGTTGTACTGTGGGGAAATGTCGCCACTTAGTATTAATTCCATATTATTGCAACCGATAATCCCACCAAAATAAGGAATATAATAGAAATTATCGCAAGTAATCCGTAATCGGGGATTTCATCCTTTTGACCTTCCAAATTATGTTCTCAattattaatacaaaataagGGAAAGTTGAATGTTCTCTTGATCTCCACGCTAATTTAGCTCTAAATTTATTgctcaattttaaaaaataaggcAAGTAAAGATAGAAGATGTCAGTTGTGTGTTTATTATATCAATTAACGTAAAAATTGATATTGTATTAGCATTAAACGTGATTCGATTAATTTTTGATTCGAATGCTACATTCCATTTTATAATTATCCACGACcataacatattatttattcTGTTGTTTTGTCGTGCTAACATTTGGTTAGTAACCAAACatggaaaatatatatcataaaatcttGAATATCTTGATTCATTCCAAATTATAAATTTGGGACGACTAATTACtgattttttgatatatttagtCACAATTGATAGGGTTTAGACTttagactatatatatatatgattcatattttataatattagtttttttttacgatTCTAAATTATACATGACATTTTTAGGGACTGGCAAATATAAACAGTTCACAATTATAATCTTCTATTtagtacatgacatttattttgacgaatatttttgtattttatgggatacatgacatttatttggGATAGacaatataagtttttttatattttaatatcaaaatgtcgtatataaaaacttatgaggaatcttgaaaattataaaatacattcaaaaatgATTTCCATATAAAATTTCTTGCAATCCCTAATTTTTTGCAAAAATTActttttgattacaaaattatcataaatggtgacAAACATCAAGtttggaaatttatataattatttccgaTTAGTTTAAGAcgaatatcatttttaatgtgGACTACTTTAATTTCCGCCCTATACATATAACACTTTCTATAAGTATATGAAAATCTAcgattataattttatacaaaattaataggATAATCtgatatatatagtcacaactgatagatttttgactatatatacaattcatatttttataatattcaacTTTTTTACGATTCATAAATGATACATGACAATTTTTAGGgactggaaaatataaaatattcataattatgttcttctataaactttagtacatgacatttattttgaataatatttattttattttatgggatacatgacatttattttgggactggaaaatataaattgttttatattgtaaaatcagaGTCATACATCAAAAAAAtatgagcaatcttgaaaatttataaaatacattcaaaaaaaattccataTTAATTTTCTTGCAATCCTTTCAATTTTTCAATAATACGTTtgatacaaaattatcataaatggtgatagacattaaatttggaaattttatatatcttttcaattaaatttaaagAACTAACCATTTTTGGTGTGAAATTCCTTAATTTTCGCCATATgtatataatactttctataatTATCTTGAAATCTACAATTATAAACCTATATGAAACTAATAGGATAGCCTTATATATAGTCACAACCGATAgggttttgactatatatatactattcatatttttataatattcaattTATTTACGATTCATAAATGATACATGCATTTCTAGGAACtggaaaatatgattataaaactttggtatgtgacttttatttttattaatatattttgtattttatggaatacatgacatttattttgggatgatataaactgttttatattgtaaaatcaaaatgtcatatataaaaatttatgagcaattttgaaatattataacatacattcaaaaaggaattcCGTATTAAATTTCTTGCAATCTCTTaatttttgcaacaaaaatTTTGATTACGAAATTATCAGAAATGGTGACAGACATTAAATTTAgaaattcatataatttttcCGATTTAATTTAAGGAGAACATGATTTTTAACGTGGGCTTCCTTAATTTTCGTactatacatataattatttccaATTATATAAGATTCTGAACAAAATTGTCTGGAAATATACGAATAATTAGAGATTTACAACCTTACTTTGTTACCACATCTAGAtatatcatgtgatgagaaaaGAGATCGAACACATCCGAACCATAGCCCTTAATCTCATGTCCCCTCgagaatttttaataaaaacaaataaaagataaataaaaaaggcTCATATGTATTTGAGTCTAATGGATATTAAGGTTCGATAAGGGTCTCTTTTACAATTTTGAGTCCTAATAAGCCcactaaatttgaaaattcatatCAGTTActtatttttccttttgttttccaacctaatattatttacttcaatttatttatattcttttacaatttttactTCAAAACCATTATAATTTTAACGAAATATAACGATTTAACTTCGATAATAAGACAGTTACTTTTTTGTCAACCATAATAAAATTATCGTTATCCGAATACTTcagtaaatttttttgttgattgaaaaattcaataaactTTTAAtctcaaattgttttttttttccattaatcTCTATATCAACGTTATTTATGCTACAATCTATACCATGTATAATAAATATGtcactttttatgtttttgatatCTATAgagtaaaaattataatttcttttaatccgttcactccgcgcaaggcgcggatgaTCACCTAGTACTTTATGATTCAAGTATACTACAAATGCCATTgcaagaattttttaaaactatgctAGGTatgtttaaaaagaaaagatagtCAATAGATTAGGAGTTCTGCCAAACTAAAAAAGGTAAATTAATGATAAGATGCGGGAAACAGAAAAAGATGAGAAAATGTTGCAagctttttttataaaaaatataacaatccCCGGATTCTATAgtttacaaaaatgaaataatcAGAGATCTGAGAAAGAGAAATGtgtatagatatatataagtgGCAAAACAATTTCTCTAAAGACGatcaatattaataaaattacgTTCTGTGTAGTTCCAAAAAATGCCCGTCATGGTGAGGAGACGGCCTCTATGGCGCTACCCAATGGCCACGCAGCTTCCACTGCATGCTCTCCGTACTTCACCTTCTTCACTAACGTTATCGTTTGCGATGGCTCCAAtcctatttttatttcatgccccaaaaaaatcaataaaagttGACAAATGcataaacacaaaaaataaaaacaaacttcaaacaTGGACCAGTCGACCAGATCATTATCCTAAACTTGCGTTTATCAAAGATATAAGTTTATGACATTCATCATACAATGTCAGTGTATTAACACTTCTCCACTCTTATATATGGCATACTGTATAGTGTGTTAATATATCCTAAACCTAGAGATAATTTGTGCAGTATTTTGTATGGGGAAGAAAGTGAGTTGATACTTACCGAATCCATTAACGAGCAGAGTATATTGGTAAACGAGATCCATGCACAAGTAAGGCAAATTATCTTCTTCCACACGTGGGAACTTTGATTTTCCCTCCTCCATCTTCATACTACAAGCTTTCTTTGCTGCTTTCTCAAAATCCATTGGACGAACTGTAGCAACAGGTTGCTTGGGGTCTACGAATCCAGCCTGTGCACATGACCAAATCCCATTGTCCCGAGTTTAACGAAGAAACAACAGGTTGTGGTGTGTAAATGGGgttttaaagaaagaaaagaagaggtgtcttttttttttgttggttttacCTCAGCAGCACGATCGAAGAAAAAAGAAGCAACGAACATGTTCTTTTGGCCGCCACCTCGACCACCATTCCATACTCCACCGAATGTGCATTTCATGTGTGTACAGAGTGTATCATTCACTTTGAGTGCGTTGATCGTTAACCTCCGGCACTCATCGAGACTCGCGCCAGATTGCACAGCAGCGGCTTTAAATTCTTCTCCTCCATACTTGTAAGTACCTACAGTGATGCAATATGTCAgagaagaaatgaaaaaaaaaaactattcattCTATCTGCTAGGAGCAATTGCATGTTCAGAGAGTTCTAGCTAAAGGATGTCAAATTTAATGACAATAATGAAATCATGTGCCATACGATGAGGATAAATGCAAAGAAGTCTAGTTGGAAAGAAACAGATTTCATGATAAAACAATACTCTCTCACCATCATAGCCTGTCATGATGCAGGGGCTGATTGAATCTTCAGAAACTTTCAAAATCTCTGCTCGGGCGGCCAATAATCCGTAATGTAAGTAACTACAAGCAATAAGAGGCAAATAGCATCTCACATTAAAGATTTTACAACATAAACAAATTGTGTGGCTGGCATGCAAGGAAGAAGAGatttgaaaaaacataaaaatcaaGGAAACCATAACAGCTGGCAAACCTGTGAACATAGAGGAAATACTTCCGTCCCTTTAGAAACATTTCTCTGACATAAGAATCCTCTCCTTCTAATGGTTTTGGTGCAGTTGCAGCATCTTCCTCGGATATAGCATATGCCATTTGTACAGAACCCCCTCCAAGATCAACCACTCCAACAGTATCTGAGTATGGTTTTCCCAGGTTCCTTAGCAAGTAGTTAATTGTCACCTGCAAAGTCGAAGCCTGTTAAACTAGACTTCAAAATATTACAGTTGCCAACTGAACATTTCTTATTGAATGATTAAGAAACTAGAGGAAATTGAACGCTTCTTAATGAATTAGTAAGAAACTTGGAAAGGATAACATTTTTCAGGATAAGATTATACACGCAGACACATTAGGAATACAGCAACATGACTTCCTGTAAGACACGAACGACAACTTACCCACTGATAAGAACCTTCTTGGGCACCATCCAGCACAGTAACAGCATTTGCCTCAGTTTTCAGCATGCTTCTATCTCTCAAGAGCTCCTTAACCttatatacaaaattacaaTGACGTATAAGATCTAACTGAGCAGGCAAATGTTCAtgagaaaatatatagagaTAAAAACTACCGCTTGCAAAATGTTCTCAGATGCTTCATGGCCAAGCGTCCTCAACCCTGCAGTTGCCTaacgcaaaaaaaaacatttcagaTAACTAACAAAATTAAACAACGACAACACACGAATAGCTACTCTGTTTCCCATACCCCAACTCTAACAGGTGTCTTGGGACGCAACTCCCGTGGAACAGAAGCTTCCGCTTTGTCAAGAAGAGACACCAAAGAGTTCGCCGCTTGACGTGGATCAGTAGGATAAGCGCTCAATCCTGGTTTTAGCTGGAAATCAAATCAGTGAACAGTTTAGAGCCAAAAAATCTCCAACAATCATATCAACTTAAACAACACAAAATGTAATTAAGAGACTGAATCAAGCTAACGAGATCTATCAAACAATGCAGGTAAAAACGGTAGTTCTAATGCCACATCAAGTACGCATTCATGAACAATCTCTCCAATCCAAACTGTTTGCTACCTGCAGGAAGAGCTCAAGTTCATTCCCGAGAGGAAGAAGATCCAGATTCCGATCAAAACAGTAGACATGAACACGGCTACCAGAGCTTCCAGCATCGAAAACCACAGCGTAGTTCTTCGGAGGCCTCGAGTTGGGGCCTCTCTTGCGGTTAAGCACCGTGTACTCTTCAACCACCGCGTCGGACGCCGATCTCCCAGGCACTAGCAGAAGAACGAGACCGATCAGCACGACGGGAACCGAAATCAAGAGCAGGATACCTCGGTGGCGCTGGATCTTATCGGCGATGGACTCGTGCCGTCCGATAAT comes from Raphanus sativus cultivar WK10039 unplaced genomic scaffold, ASM80110v3 Scaffold1169, whole genome shotgun sequence and encodes:
- the LOC108843931 gene encoding apyrase 2; this encodes MESGAAATVSSSGHHSPSSSSESHQGLLSVDGGGGKTTAAKRGIIGRHESIADKIQRHRGILLLISVPVVLIGLVLLLVPGRSASDAVVEEYTVLNRKRGPNSRPPKNYAVVFDAGSSGSRVHVYCFDRNLDLLPLGNELELFLQLKPGLSAYPTDPRQAANSLVSLLDKAEASVPRELRPKTPVRVGATAGLRTLGHEASENILQAVKELLRDRSMLKTEANAVTVLDGAQEGSYQWVTINYLLRNLGKPYSDTVGVVDLGGGSVQMAYAISEEDAATAPKPLEGEDSYVREMFLKGRKYFLYVHSYLHYGLLAARAEILKVSEDSISPCIMTGYDGTYKYGGEEFKAAAVQSGASLDECRRLTINALKVNDTLCTHMKCTFGGVWNGGRGGGQKNMFVASFFFDRAAEAGFVDPKQPVATVRPMDFEKAAKKACSMKMEEGKSKFPRVEEDNLPYLCMDLVYQYTLLVNGFGLEPSQTITLVKKVKYGEHAVEAAWPLGSAIEAVSSP